From the genome of Scytonema hofmannii PCC 7110, one region includes:
- a CDS encoding M48 family metallopeptidase, which yields MNFFENQDRARQNTQQLIGLFILSIVAIVAAIYIATLFFLRIAPRIWWHPQLFLSVTGVTTVAIALASFYKIACLRDGGSAIAQELGGRLLLSDIANPYEQQLLNIVEEMAIASGISVPFVYVLDSELSINAFAAGFTPNDAAIGVTRGCMEQLNRDELQGVIGHEFSHILNGDMRLNLRLVGLLHGILFLYLSGVFILRFRSSYRSENKGLWAFGLALMLVGGIGLFCGRLIKAAVSRQREFLADASAVQFTRNADGIAGALEKIERMGSGLNSPAAEAASHMFFGNALQLSFWENMLATHPPLSDRIRRIRGLNYKPSRTHIQTRSHSHESAMGFAGNSPSNTGAPVSAEKVVNQVGRVAPEHFTYAQKILADLPESLRLGLQKQQSAMAIVYSLALNHTNSQVRDRQLEWLREVQPAELVEETLLFGDEIALLDSGIRLPLVDLAIPALRQSSPEKCQQICKCVKGLIKVGGDLSLWEFVLQLVLWHRLEPCIHPESSAKAEQFDSIQEIWSDCILVLSALAKVGQSQPDAVTYAFRSGVFRLPKVGQQEQPEVPIACNFAGIKKSLDRLRLASPKLKLAIVDACAHTVMVDNQVTPQEAELMRAIVITLDCPMPPFLIPRKVSKQGKSSVEKK from the coding sequence ATGAATTTTTTTGAAAATCAGGATCGGGCACGCCAAAACACTCAACAGTTAATTGGGTTGTTTATTTTATCGATAGTGGCAATTGTTGCAGCAATTTACATTGCCACGCTGTTTTTTCTCCGCATAGCTCCTAGAATTTGGTGGCATCCACAATTATTTCTGAGCGTTACAGGTGTCACTACAGTAGCGATCGCTCTGGCTAGCTTTTACAAAATTGCTTGCCTTAGAGATGGTGGAAGTGCGATCGCCCAAGAGTTGGGTGGAAGATTGCTGCTATCAGATATAGCTAATCCCTACGAGCAACAACTGTTAAATATCGTAGAAGAAATGGCGATCGCTTCTGGTATTTCAGTACCGTTCGTGTATGTCCTTGACTCAGAACTGAGCATCAACGCTTTTGCTGCTGGGTTTACTCCTAACGATGCGGCGATTGGAGTCACCCGTGGTTGTATGGAACAACTCAATCGGGATGAGTTGCAAGGAGTTATAGGTCATGAGTTCAGCCATATTCTCAATGGTGATATGCGGTTGAATTTGCGTTTGGTAGGATTGCTCCACGGAATTTTGTTCCTTTACCTTAGCGGAGTCTTTATTTTACGCTTTCGTAGCAGCTACCGTAGTGAGAACAAAGGTTTGTGGGCGTTTGGTTTAGCATTGATGTTAGTTGGAGGTATAGGATTATTCTGCGGGCGATTGATTAAAGCAGCAGTCTCCCGACAACGAGAATTCCTTGCTGATGCCTCAGCCGTCCAATTTACTCGTAACGCTGATGGTATTGCTGGAGCGCTCGAAAAAATAGAAAGAATGGGTTCGGGGTTGAATTCTCCTGCAGCTGAAGCCGCAAGTCATATGTTTTTCGGCAATGCGCTTCAACTCTCCTTTTGGGAAAATATGCTGGCGACTCACCCACCACTTTCAGATCGTATTCGCCGCATTCGTGGCTTGAACTACAAACCATCTAGAACTCACATCCAAACGCGTTCTCACTCCCACGAATCAGCAATGGGTTTTGCAGGTAACAGCCCCTCCAATACAGGTGCTCCAGTTTCAGCAGAAAAGGTTGTCAACCAAGTGGGAAGGGTTGCTCCAGAGCATTTTACTTATGCTCAAAAGATACTGGCAGATTTACCAGAATCTCTACGGTTGGGCTTGCAAAAGCAACAAAGTGCAATGGCTATTGTTTACTCACTAGCATTAAATCATACAAATTCTCAGGTGCGCGATCGCCAACTTGAGTGGTTGCGAGAAGTACAACCTGCTGAGTTAGTAGAAGAAACTCTATTGTTCGGTGACGAAATTGCCTTGTTAGATTCCGGTATACGCTTACCTCTTGTAGATTTGGCAATACCCGCATTGCGTCAATCTTCTCCAGAAAAGTGCCAGCAAATCTGCAAATGCGTTAAGGGTTTGATTAAAGTGGGTGGAGATTTATCACTCTGGGAATTTGTGTTGCAGTTAGTGCTTTGGCATCGACTCGAACCTTGCATCCATCCAGAATCCTCAGCTAAAGCCGAGCAATTTGACAGTATACAAGAGATTTGGTCAGATTGTATCCTCGTGCTTTCCGCATTAGCAAAAGTCGGACAATCTCAACCTGATGCTGTCACCTACGCATTTCGCAGTGGTGTTTTTAGACTTCCCAAAGTAGGGCAACAAGAACAACCAGAAGTACCAATTGCTTGTAATTTTGCTGGAATTAAGAAAAGCCTCGATCGCCTGCGCCTTGCGAGTCCCAAACTGAAGCTAGCGATCGTTGATGCCTGCGCCCATACAGTGATGGTTGATAATCAAGTCACTCCCCAAGAAGCAGAGTTAATGCGGGCGATCGTCATTACTTTGGATTGTCCCATGCCTCCATTTTTAATTCCGCGTAAGGTTTCCAAACAAGGTAAATCCAGTGTTGAGAAAAAATGA
- a CDS encoding ABC transporter ATP-binding protein, with protein MLYLRNIIYHPTACPTAILKSINLELAPQQLGLIIGPSGSGKTTLLEILSGLAEPTSGSIFWREQELLAEQMQQLAGLVFQFPERHFCGGTILEELRLGHPELGTERVKQALSEVGLEHLSLSTPPHALSGGQQRRLALAVQLIRQPHLLLLDEPTAGLDWSMRRQLVSLLAKLKKDWTLLIVTHDAGDLLAIADCCWTLKHGELQSADPMTLVSKERLVVS; from the coding sequence ATGCTCTATCTCAGAAATATAATTTACCATCCAACCGCCTGCCCAACTGCAATCCTCAAATCAATTAATCTAGAATTAGCACCCCAACAACTTGGTCTGATCATTGGACCAAGCGGTTCTGGCAAAACTACGTTACTTGAAATTCTGTCTGGACTAGCCGAGCCTACCTCAGGATCTATCTTTTGGCGCGAACAAGAACTGCTCGCAGAACAGATGCAACAATTGGCTGGTTTAGTTTTTCAGTTTCCCGAACGACATTTTTGTGGCGGTACTATTTTAGAGGAATTGCGCTTGGGACATCCAGAGTTGGGAACAGAGCGAGTTAAGCAAGCACTGAGTGAAGTAGGATTGGAGCATTTATCCCTCAGTACACCGCCTCATGCTTTAAGTGGAGGTCAGCAACGCCGTTTAGCTTTGGCTGTGCAGTTGATTCGTCAGCCCCATTTGCTGTTGCTTGATGAACCAACCGCAGGATTAGATTGGTCAATGCGACGACAATTGGTTAGTTTGCTGGCGAAATTGAAAAAAGATTGGACTCTACTCATCGTGACACATGATGCAGGAGATTTGTTAGCGATCGCAGATTGTTGCTGGACTCTCAAGCATGGTGAACTGCAATCAGCCGACCCAATGACACTGGTGTCAAAGGAGAGATTGGTGGTTAGTTAG
- a CDS encoding phycocyanobilin:ferredoxin oxidoreductase produces the protein MTTTSFPSLREQQHPLIRQLADCIEQTWHKYLDLSPYHLPAEFGYVEGRLEGEKLTIENRCYQTPQFRKMHLELAKVGNMLDILHCVMFPRPEYDIPMFGCDLVGGRGQISAAIADLSPVDVEYKLPPFYTSALGVLPNLNFSQPRELPEWGHIFSEFCLFVRPNSSEEESMFLTRVQEFLDIHCTQALISKPVSPEHRLNILAGQRNYCTQQQQNDKTRRVLEKAFGTDWAECYMTTVLFDIPDQ, from the coding sequence ATGACAACAACTTCTTTCCCATCACTGCGCGAGCAACAGCATCCTTTAATTCGTCAATTAGCAGATTGTATAGAACAGACTTGGCACAAATACCTTGATTTGTCGCCTTATCATTTGCCTGCTGAGTTTGGTTATGTAGAAGGTCGGCTCGAAGGAGAAAAACTGACCATTGAAAATCGCTGCTATCAAACACCCCAGTTCCGGAAAATGCATTTAGAACTGGCAAAGGTGGGAAATATGCTAGATATTTTGCACTGTGTTATGTTTCCCCGCCCAGAATACGACATACCGATGTTTGGGTGCGATTTAGTTGGAGGAAGAGGTCAAATTAGTGCGGCGATCGCAGACCTTTCTCCAGTTGACGTGGAATATAAATTACCCCCATTTTATACTTCTGCACTTGGGGTACTGCCAAACCTCAACTTTTCTCAACCGCGTGAATTACCGGAGTGGGGACATATATTTTCAGAATTTTGTCTCTTTGTTCGTCCCAATTCATCTGAAGAAGAAAGTATGTTTCTCACTCGCGTACAAGAGTTTTTAGACATTCATTGTACGCAAGCTCTTATATCTAAACCAGTTTCACCAGAACACAGGCTAAACATTCTTGCTGGGCAAAGAAATTACTGCACTCAACAACAACAAAATGACAAAACTCGTCGCGTACTGGAAAAAGCTTTTGGTACAGATTGGGCAGAATGTTATATGACTACAGTTTTATTTGATATACCTGACCAGTGA
- a CDS encoding Sll0314/Alr1548 family TPR repeat-containing protein produces MTEQLPVLPKIVMARLSSLAKVAFAAALILNICVNSSLAADPFRTNEPRKIGDKTEAAFKSIFEQGNYQAAETHVQEALTKESEEPLAYAMKASLAYTNQDWNTLETYSKKTLDTAQKLISSDPLRGNLYSAVGHFLEGAVILQREGTLSGAPKALSRLREVYKYLDLAEAVSASDPELNLVKGYMDLMLAVNLPFSNPEQAIEKFEKNAAPQYLVDRGIALAYRDMKQYPQALDYANRALKVTSENPELYYLKAQILRAHGKKDKNTKLIQEAVDNFDKALSKKGFLPASVVKQIERERGKAAKEVASASK; encoded by the coding sequence ATGACTGAACAATTGCCAGTGCTGCCAAAAATTGTAATGGCTAGACTTTCTAGCCTAGCTAAAGTTGCTTTTGCAGCAGCCCTAATACTGAATATCTGTGTCAATTCCTCTCTAGCCGCAGATCCGTTTCGGACTAATGAACCTCGCAAGATTGGTGACAAAACTGAAGCAGCTTTCAAATCAATTTTCGAGCAGGGGAATTATCAAGCAGCAGAGACTCACGTACAAGAAGCACTCACCAAAGAATCCGAGGAACCTTTAGCTTATGCGATGAAAGCATCTTTAGCATATACGAATCAAGATTGGAATACACTAGAGACGTATAGTAAAAAAACCTTAGACACTGCACAAAAACTTATTTCTAGCGACCCTCTACGTGGCAATTTGTATAGTGCTGTCGGACATTTTTTAGAAGGGGCTGTGATTCTACAGCGTGAAGGAACACTCAGTGGTGCGCCCAAAGCCCTAAGCCGATTGCGAGAAGTTTATAAGTATTTGGATCTAGCTGAAGCTGTTTCTGCGAGCGATCCTGAATTGAATTTGGTTAAAGGCTACATGGATTTAATGCTCGCTGTTAATTTGCCTTTTTCCAATCCAGAACAAGCTATTGAAAAATTTGAAAAAAATGCGGCTCCTCAGTATTTAGTCGATCGCGGAATTGCTCTTGCTTATCGAGATATGAAACAGTACCCGCAAGCCCTAGATTATGCTAACCGTGCTCTGAAGGTGACATCAGAAAATCCAGAATTATATTATCTCAAAGCTCAAATTCTTAGAGCACACGGCAAAAAAGATAAAAATACAAAACTTATTCAGGAGGCTGTTGATAACTTCGACAAAGCCTTGAGTAAAAAAGGGTTTCTCCCCGCAAGCGTGGTTAAACAAATTGAACGGGAACGAGGTAAGGCTGCAAAAGAAGTGGCTTCAGCTAGTAAATAA
- a CDS encoding LemA family protein, with the protein MGIVIFLGVLIATVAVIIVNSYNDLVKLRNRYKNAYAQIDIQLKRRYDLIPNLVETAKGYMKHERETLEAVIAARNSAISASSRASQNPGDPQAMQQLENAEAVLAGALGRIQVLSESYPELKADQTMSRVMEELSSTENRIAFARQSYNDSVTLYNTKLEAFPSNMVANSFNFVAAALLQEATPEMRTAPRVSF; encoded by the coding sequence ATGGGGATTGTCATTTTTTTGGGTGTATTGATTGCCACCGTAGCTGTTATTATTGTCAACAGCTACAATGACCTAGTAAAACTTCGCAACCGCTACAAAAATGCTTACGCTCAAATTGACATTCAATTAAAGCGTCGTTATGACCTAATTCCCAATTTGGTCGAAACAGCCAAAGGTTACATGAAGCACGAGAGGGAAACTTTAGAAGCCGTCATTGCGGCTCGGAATTCTGCTATCTCTGCAAGTAGTCGAGCTTCGCAAAATCCAGGCGATCCTCAAGCGATGCAGCAATTGGAAAATGCTGAAGCAGTGTTAGCAGGTGCGTTGGGTCGCATTCAAGTGCTTTCGGAATCTTATCCAGAGTTGAAAGCAGACCAAACAATGAGCCGGGTGATGGAGGAGCTATCTTCTACTGAAAACCGTATCGCTTTTGCACGCCAATCTTACAATGATTCGGTAACGCTTTACAATACCAAACTAGAAGCATTCCCTAGCAACATGGTGGCAAATAGTTTTAACTTTGTTGCTGCTGCACTGTTGCAAGAAGCCACACCAGAAATGAGAACAGCGCCACGCGTGTCGTTTTAG